The Siniperca chuatsi isolate FFG_IHB_CAS linkage group LG2, ASM2008510v1, whole genome shotgun sequence genome window below encodes:
- the wnk2 gene encoding serine/threonine-protein kinase WNK2 isoform X1 has product MDSADDSRKDPPLGSTFSSAPNLDSDINANARRPIYENGTDHNVNIQNGATRGASDPSAYPSTDYQGLIRQRFIRRSLWVSDSEEQPVDTPECVNSSPVLNIDLRTIVDRSRTRVLQGTRLGLQETSSAESQVGLKDTATESASADEEKGDRSETEPKAEVVPSDVTGKAGSDENEEEPGMKAVSTSPGGRFLKFDIELGRGSFKTVYKGLDTDTWVEVAWCELQERKLSKAERQRFKEEAEMLKALQHPNIVRFYDFWESPVKGKKCIVLVTELMTSGTLKTYLKRFKVMKPKVLRSWCRQILKGLHFLHTRTPPIIHRDLKCDNIFITGPTGSVKIGDLGLATLKRASFAKSVIGTPEFMAPEMYEEHYDEAVDVYAFGMCMLEMATSEYPYSECQNAAQIYRKVTSGVKPASYGKVSDPEIKEIIGECICHRWEERYSIKDLLNHAFFAEDTGVRVELNEEDDGKKSSIALKLWVEDTKKLKGKYKDTGAIEFTFDLVSEVPEVVAQEMVESGFFLDCDVKVVGKSIRDRVALIKWRRERTVSPGNGEAAVKKTQNLLQVPGTGVPHAATLATTDYEEQEVEQQTLICTVPATTSTTADSGVSSTMQLDDLNNQQNGLYQSLPEPISTAQMIYSPPAQADPQLHQGPYQQPTAQASHENYTQASTQLQQGAYQQTTGQLHPGAYQQPAAQLHQGPYQSQTRHNSDPFVCHDNLLITESTVCFRRGSASLVEMLRCRTHALTKTMNPSPCLCPSQDLASINSTENSVHATDYLSSNSAHNPSLLSPLLPPHQNSHHDSASHFNSPLLPLNLQPPSEHRLSVPRSPQPRHCKACMSLLLRDRTKRDGSLGHTRIHSFSTSAQFTSVSKPGSPTSPHLARSPPVTPPPPLASPSPPSSNSQPTLVTSPSHLFPPSQVVLPQSLYEGGDLTLLNHCLHHIISRRTSSPTLSVNHPMHSHGEVGGTTSSVVEHIDKRQSLDFLLFSSPNLDRNLLLSPHDSEGRPDPLTVSAPATPAPIVHQSRQTAQSFPAAAPTPQPQLTAQPSQEQCHLQPAAVPPQLLSADQPTSHLSPPDISTSFPQSVSSAPPPLLPPQVSTQFPSPYPVVQTGGLKPPPFPPGPLPCAYSSSGPPMFSSHYSPSAHHPSLPLIPHAALPSIPTLGTPQTPLSTPQYVPHVALPIPLFAMAMSPAVPHQQGGPPTSQTNLGSFHTTHPLPLSQVQPTPYPAPHPEQELAEQPVQVQRIAPQGNLGDVHLLASVHPELPAVQAPLWGSGVDAETTAAGLDLTIAPTVPAPVSVSVSVTAQVETQAPAQNQPPVPLSAMPQTQASTLVKAPTSVPIQVPSAVQAPASAPVQTPVSASGPTFESPKSSDTSFPIAKPKLSVPGLASAPVPGMLPAPVQSAAPGHAPAPVATSVPAPVLQPAGIQTAVSVSECTSQATTQQNLELTSASSTLQEEPCVEDGLQEKPVSLPSYAYDSLNSDVASGKETSDGYDSLASGGKGDGKPRKHHRKSARTRSRQEKTSKPKLSMLNVCNTGDKMVECQLETHNHKMVTFKFDLDGDAPEEIATYMVENGFILLLEKEIFIDQLKDIVDKAEDMLNEDMEGERASTLSCSPQQGQISEGLVGESQQPGAPQAVYQQNVLHTGKRWFIICPVEETPTSSQETPSDCTTTQSPGSSATIQPTDSGTARPSASREEGSSSTMSGGSGGFTYDVYGFCSPPIMSNTDPLLLATLSPPVSAPPTLQSVSSMEPASSSVQPSVHQAQPARAQTLPPSSPHTSFPVDESQGSPLGSISPIHAAQQMPDMTCAVSMADEVPCCPLVMPLSLDVSGLQSGSPLTPLPLQEPGLAKEPLSVSYTSAARNERPQQPVVLHQPFSSVGGTKVPSLPQSPAPSQHGAGPGESDGEGRLGRGGFVDSTIKTLDEKLRNLLYQEYAPMYPSGSAAETPGSGTEYIQSPPGPDSATGGSGNSTPGPMGEGRYRAGEQLPQIPERMDSLSTLSDSAVCASLSRRHVPHSASCSGTRGRFKIISVPPEVANRRDVKQRSWSSAASPAHPVGYSGDHVQAEAMTASTTIGRFSVVSTEDDITQRTRCSRYSAPPDFYLDTPPSMAKRGSLPRTLTSPSVPVDVTVHARFLSSDSGAESSPAKLAPATPSQHTRSERRGSDLMKRAVAFLRRSGRSSSVQSSDSPSRHGGVHGSAYASSDNDSEMEDSDMKKELQRLREKHLREISELQANQRGEVELLYLRLGKAPPPGLGLSHVAPHAGRRKRSGKHRLKPGKLLSPLVQQFRNVTSKSSDSSRSSAATGTGEPTVSLNGSPAKGSFPTHGRARSCTSHLPSSTSEPVQTQQPCSLKGSLSSDNIYAGLHGDGTGIQAPPGQGWANYPQTSERVTYKSSSKPRARFLSGPVSLSIWSTLKRLCLGKERGSRSGAGSGAFNQSQQPSTGATPPSHQPVMGLAQAQANNSNNKTGTYNGTSMSANENTLPEDLQWLMDDWAQEVLIVTHRPHTNSLSISGQQLWDQVVPRTHGQLASASDVSSWTTPGPEVCSLPLSWPDSPGTTMTTSPSTGPRPSYQLHSPAPFRALSSPLSFSQWPGFLFPLPSGVFAFPALPSAQDAPGPIAAPSYQPPDPKARTL; this is encoded by the exons ATGGATTCGGCGGACGATTCAAGAAAAGATCCGCCACTGGGATCCACATTTTCCTCGGCACCCAATTTAGACTCGGACATTAATGCAAATGCCCGTAGGCCTATTTATGAGAATGGGACAGACCACAATGTCAACATCCAAAACGGAGCCACGCGAGGAGCGAGTGACCCTAGCGCGTACCCGTCCACAGACTACCAGGGGCTGATCCGCCAGAGGTTCATCCGGCGGAGCTTGTGGGTGTCAGACTCCGAGGAGCAGCCAGTGGACACGCCGGAGTGTGTCAACAGCAGCCCGGTGCTCAACATTGACCTGCGGACCATCGTTGATCGGAGTCGGACTCGGGTTCTGCAGGGAACCCGGCTGGGCCTCCAGGAGACTTCAAGCGCGGAGAGCCAGGTGGGGCTGAAGGACACCGCCACAGAGAGCGCGAGCGCCGATGAGGAGAAGGGAGACAGGAGCGAGACCGAGCCGAAGGCAGAGGTTGTGCCCTCGGATGTCACAGGTAAAGCAGGAAGTGACGAGAACGAAGAGGAGCCCGGGATGAAGGCTGTGTCCACTTCACCTGGGGGGCGCTTCCTCAAGTTTGACATTGAGCTGGGGAGAGGTTCCTTCAAGACCGTCTATAAAGGTCTTGACACCGACACCTGGGTCGAAGTGGCATGGTGTGAACTCCAG GAGCGGAAACTGTCcaaagcagagagacagaggttcaaagaggaggcagagatgTTGAAGGCTCTCCAGCACCCCAACATTGTGCGATTTTATGACTTCTGGGAATCACCGGTTAAAGGGAAGAAGTGTATCGTTCTGGTGACAGAGCTAATGACCTCAGGGACACTAAAAAC GTATCTGAAGCGTTTTAAGGTGATGAAGCCTAAAGTTCTTAGGAGCTGGTGCAGACAGATTCTTAAAGGCCTCCACTTCCTTCACACAAGGACTCCTCCAATCATCCACAGAGATCTCAAGTGTGACAACATCTTCATCACTGGTCCTACGGGCTCTGTCAAAATAGGAGACCTGGGCCTGGCAACACTGAAGAGGGCCTCCTTTGCTAAAAGTGTTATTG GCACTCCTGAGTTCATGGCCCCAGAGATGTATGAGGAGCACTATGATGAGGCTGTGGATGTTTACGCCTTTGGGATGTGTATGTTGGAGATGGCCACCTCAGAATACCCCTACTCTGAGTGTCAAAATGCTGCTCAGATCTACCGCAAAGTCACCAGT GGGGTGAAACCTGCAAGCTACGGTAAAGTCAGTGACCCAGAAATTAAGGAAATAATCGGGGAATGTATCTGTCACAGATGGGAAGAAAG GTACTCCATCAAGGACCTCCTGAACCATGCATTCTTTGCGGAGGATACAGGCGTGAGGGTGGAGCTCAATGAAGAGGATGATGGGAAGAAATCATCCATTGCTCTGAAGCTGTGGGTTGAAGATACTAAAAAGCTGAAGGGGAAGTACAAGGATACTGGTGCCATTGAGTTTACCTTTGACTTGGTGAGCGAGGTCCCAGAGGTCGTTGCCCAAGAAATg GTGGAATCAGGTTTTTTCCTGGACTGTGATGTGAAGGTAGTTGGGAAGTCCATCCGAGACCGTGTGGCTCTCATCAAATGGAGGAGGGAGCGGACTGTCTCGCCAGGAAATGGCGAGGCAGCAGTGAAGAAGACGCAGAACCTACTGCAGGTGCCAGGTACTGGTGTACCACATGCAGCCACATTAGCTACGACAGATTATGAGGAACAAGAGGTGGAACAGCAGACCCTGATCTGCACCGTGCCAGCCACCACGTCTACCACAG CTGACAGTGGAGTGAGCTCTACCATGCAATTAGATGATCTAAACAATCAGCAAAATGGCCTCTACCAGTCGCTTCCAGAGCCCATTTCCACAGCTCAGATGATCTACAGTCCTCCTGCACAGGCTGACCCTCAACTGCACCAGGGGCCCTACCAGCAACCCACAGCACAGGCCTCACATGAAAATTACACACAAGCATCCACTCAATTACAACAGGGAGCCTATCAGCAAACCACAGGTCAGCTGCATCCTGGGGCCTATCAACAACCTGCAGCACAACTGCACCAGGGGCCTTATCAGTCTCAAACA CGTCACAACAGTGATCCCTTTGTATGCCATGACAACCTTCTCATCACTGAGAGCACAGTGTGTTTTAGGCGTGGAAGCGCATCCCTGGTTGAGATGTTACGGTGTAGGACACACGCTCTCACTAAGACAATGAATCCAAGCCCCTGTCTGTGTCCGTCACAGGATCTGGCTTCAATAAATAGCACAGAGAACTCAGTGCATGCCACAGACTACCTATCCTCAAACTCTGCCCATAATCCATCATTATTATCTCCTCTCTTGCCCCCACATCAAAACTCTCATCATGACTCAGCGAGTCATTTTAATTCACCTCTCCTTCCCCTGAATTTACAACCTCCCTCAGAGCACCGTCTGAGTGTCCCACGCAGCCCACAGCCCCGCCACTGCAAGGCTTGCATGTCTCTACTCCTGAGGGATAGGACAAAGCGAGACGGATCTTTGggacacacacgtatacactcTTTCTCCACATCCGCCCAGTTTACTTCAGTCTCTAAGCCAGGCTCACCCACATCTCCTCATCTGGCAAGGTCTCCTCCAGTcactccacctcctcctttgGCCTCACCCTCTCCCCCATCATCAAACAGTCAACCAACTCTGGTGACTTCACCTTCACATCTTTTCCCACCTTCACAAGTTGTGCTCCCACAGAGTTTGTATGAAGGTGGAGATCTCACTCTTCTCAACCACTGTCTCCACCACATCATCAGTCGCAGGACCAGTTCCCCCACCCTCTCTGTTAATCATCCAATGCACAGCCACGGGGAGGTTGGGGGTACTACCTCCTCAGTAGTTGAGCATatagacaagaggcagagcctGGATTTCCTGCTCTTCTCTAGCCCAAATCTGGACAGGAATCTGCTGTTATCACCACATGACAGTGAAGGCAGACCAGATCCACTG ACCGTTTCTGCTCCAGCTACGCCGGCCCCTATTGTGCACCAGAGtagacagacagcacagagctTCCCAGCTGCAGCTCCGACTCCACAGCCGCAGCTTACTGCCCAACCCAGCCAGGAGCAG TGCCATCTCCAACCAGCTGCTGTCCCGCCCCAG CTGTTATCTGCTGACCAGCCTACATCTCACCTGAGTCCTCCTGACATATCTACCAGTTTTCCACAGTCAGTCTCCAGTGCTCCTCCCCCACTCCTGCCCCCACAGGTCAGCACACAG TTTCCCTCACCATATCCTGTTGTTCAAACAGGGGGCCTCAAGCCCCCTCCCTTCCCCCCAGGTCCTCTGCCATGTGCCTACAGCAGCAGTGGCCCTCCTATGTTTAGCTCCCACTACTCACCTTCAGCCCAccatccctcccttcctctgaTCCCTCATGCTGCCTTGCCCTCTATACCTACTCTCGGCACCCCTCAGACCCCTCTGTCCACACCTCAGTACGTGCCCCATGTAGCACTCCCTATTCCACTTTTTGCCATGGCCATGTCCCCTGCAGTGCCCCACCAACAGGGTGGCCCTCCCACATCTCAGACAAACCTTGGTAGCTTCCATACCACCCATCCCTTACCTCTCTCCCAGGTACAACCCACCCCATACCCTGCCCCCCACCCTGAGCAGGAACTGGCTGAGCAGCCTGTCCAG GTACAGAGGATTGCACCACAGGGGAATTTGGGAGATGTTCACCTTTTGGCTTCGGTCCACCCTGAATTGCCTGCTGTTCAGGCTCCTCTCTGGGGAAGCGGTGTCGATGCAGAAACTACTGCAGCTGGTCTAGACTTAACTATAGCCCCTACAGTTCCAGCTCCAGTCTCAGTCTCAGTCTCAGTTACAGCCCAAGTTGAAACTCAAGCCCCAGCACAAAACCAACCACCAGTCCCATTATCAGCCATGCCTCAAACTCAAGCTTCAACCCTTGTTAAAGCTCCAACTTCCGTCCCAATACAAGTTCCATCAGCAGTGCAAGCTCCAGCCTCAGCCCCAGTTCAAACACCAGTCTCTGCATCTGGTCCCACTTTTGAATCACCAAAAAGTTCAGACACATCTTTTCCAATTGCTAAACCCAAACTCTCAGTCCCAGGTTTAGCTTCGGCCCCAGTCCCTGGCATGCTGCCAGCCCCAGTTCAATCTGCAGCCCCTGGTCATGCTCCAGCTCCTGTCGCAACTTCAGTTCCAGCTCCAGTTCTGCAGCCTGCTGGCATCCAGACAGCAGTCTCAGTGTCTGAGTGTACCAGCCAGGCCACAACTCAGCAAAACCTCGAGTTGACATCTGCATCTAGCACCCTTCAAGAAGAGCCCTGTGTAGAG gATGGGCTTCAGGAAAAGCCTGTGTCTTTACCCAGTTATGCCTATGACAG TCTCAACTCTGATGTGGCATCTGGTAAGGAAACAAGTGATGGCTATGACAGCTTGGCTAGTGGAGGGAAAGGGGACGGAAAACCCAGGAAACACCACCGCAAGTCTGCCCGCACACGTTCCCGGCAAGAAAAGACCAGCAAACCCAAACTGAGCATGCTCAAT GTTTGCAACACTGGTGATAAAATGGTTGAATGCCAGCTGGAGACTCACAACCACAAAATGGTGACATTTAAATTTGATCTGGATGGAGATGCTCCAGAGGAAATTGCCACTTACATG GTAGAGAATGGCTTTATCCTGCTATTAGAGAAGGAGATCTTCATTGACCAGCTAAAGGATATTGTGGACAAAGCTGAAGACATGCTGAATGAAGACATGGAGGGTGAAAGGGCCTCAACTTTGagttgtagtcctcaacaaggCCAGATTTCTGAAGGGCTGGTAGGAGAG AGTCAGCAGCCTGGAGCACCTCAGGCTGTCTATCAGCAGAATG TTCTTCACACAGGAAAGAGATGGTTCATAATCTGCCCTGTCGAGGAGACGCCCACATCCAGCCAGGAGACCCCATCTGATTGTACAACTACGCAGTCTCCTGGGAGCTCAGCCACTATCCAGCCTACTGACAGTGGCACTGCAAGGCCGTCTGCATCCAGAG AAGAGGGATCGTCCTCCACAATGTCTGGTGGAAGTGGAGGCTTCACCTATGATGTGTATGGATTCTGTAGCCCTCCCATAATGTCCAACACAGACCCTCTCCTCTTAGCTACTCTGTCTCCCCCTGTGTCTGCTCCCCCGACCCTTCAGTCAGTGTCATCAATGGAGCCTGCGAGCAGCTCGGTGCAACCCAGTGTTCATCAGGCCCAGCCAGCCAGAGCTCAAACTTTGCCCCCGTCATCCCCACATACATCTTTCCCAGTTGATGAGTCACAGGGATCCCCTTTGGGCTCCATCTCCCCAATCCATGCAGCTCAGCAGATGCCCGACATGACATGTGCTGTTTCTATGGCTGACGAGGTGCCCTGCTGCCCTCTGGTCATGCCCCTGTCTCTGGATGTGAGCGGTTTGCAGAGTGGGTCCCCTCTCACTCCTCTTCCACTCCAGGAGCCGGGTTTAGCCAAAGAGCCGCTGTCTGTCTCCTACACCTCTGCAGCGCGGAACGAGCGGCCACAGCAGCCTGTGGTGCTCCACCAGCCTTTTTCCAGCGTGGGAGGGACCAAAGTGCCCTCACTACCCCAGAGCCCAGCGCCATCCCAGCATGGTGCAGGGCCTGGTGAGTCAGATGGCGAAGGACGACTGGGGCGCGGGGGCTTTGTGGACAGCACCATAAAAACACTGGATGAGAAACTTAGGAACTTGCTCTACCAAGAATATGCTCCCATGTATCCATCAGGCAGTGCTGCAGAGACACCAGGCTCCGGCACCGAGTACATCCAGTCTCCTCCTGGTCCAGACAGCGCCACAGGAGGGTCAGGAAACAGCACGCCAGGGCCGATGGGCGAGGGACGCTACAGGGCAGGAGAACAGCTG CCTCAAATTCCAGAGAGAATGGATAGTTTGAGCACACTGAGTGACTCAGCCGTGTGTG CTTCCCTGTCAAGAAGACACGTCCCTCACTCTGCTTCCTGCTCTGGAACAAGAGGCCGATTTAAG ATAATCTCTGTTCCTCCTGAAGTGGCCAACAGACGCGATGTGAAGCAAAGGAGCTGGAGCAGCGCTGCCTCACCGGCACACCCTGTAGGATACAGTGGGGACCACGTTCAGGCTGAGGCCATGACTGCCTCCACCACAATTGGTCGTTTCTCTGTGGTTAGCACTGAAGATGACATTACACAGAGGACACGTTGCAGCCGCTATTCTGCCCCGCCTGATTTCTACCTGGACACACCTCCTTCCATGGCCAAGCGGGGCTCCCTGCCTCGCACCCTGACCTCACCCTCTGTCCCTGTGGATGTCACGGTCCATGCTCGTTTCCTCTCCTCGGACTCGGGGGCTGAGAGCAGCCCTGCAAAGCTGGCTCCTGCCACCCCGTCTCAACATACTCGCTCCGAGCGCCGTGGAAGTGACCTCATGAAGAGGGCAGTGGCCTTCCTCCGTCGTTCAGGGCGCAGCAGCAGTGTGCAGAGCTCTGACTCACCAAGTAGGCATGGAGGCGTGCATGGCTCGGCCTATGCCAGCAGTGATAATGACTCAGAGATGGAGGACTCGGACATGAAGAAGGAATTACAGAGACTCAGGGAGAA ACATCTGAGGGAGATCTCTGAGCTGCAGGCAAATCAGCGGGGAGAAGTGGAGCTGCTGTATCTCCGGCTTGGCAAAGCCCCTCCTCCTGGCCTGGGTCTCTCACATGTTGCACCACATGCCGGCCGTAGAAAGAGGTCCGGCAAGCACAGACTGAAGCCTGGCAAACTTCTAAGCCCTCTGGTTCAACAATTTAGAAATGTCACAAGCAAATCTAGTGACTCCAGCAGATCCA GTGCTGCTACAGGTACAGGTGAGCCCACAGTGAGTTTAAATGGCTCTCCAGCCAAAGGGTCTTTCCCCACTCATGGCAGGGCACGCTCATGCACCAGCCACCTTCCCAGCTCAACCTCAGAGCCCGTGCAGACTCAGCAGCCCTGTTCCCTCAAGGGCTCTTTGTCTTCTGATAATATTTATGCTGGACTACATGGAGACGGCACCGGCATACAAGCTCCACCCGGACAAG GCTGGGCTAATTACCCTCAAACATCTGAGAGAGTGACCTATAAATCGAGTAGCAAGCCACGAGCTAGATTTCTCAGTGGGCCTGTGTCTTTGTCTATCT GGTCAACACTGAAGCGACTGTGTCTCGGCAAAGAGCGTGGCAGCA GGTCTGGAGCCGGATCAGGGGCTTTCAATCAATCCCAGCAGCCGTCTACCGGTGCTACACCTCCTTCTCATCAGCCAGTGATGGGACTGGCCCAAGCTCAGGCcaataacagcaacaacaagacAGGCACATACAATGGCACTTCCATGAGTGCCAATGAAAACACCCTGCCTGAAGACTTGCAATGGCTGATGGACGACTGGGCCCAGGAGGTTCTTATTGTGACGCACAGGCCACACACTAACTCTCTGAGCATCAGCGGGCAGCAGCTTTGGGATCAGGTTGTGCCTCGAACACATGGACAACTGGCCAGTGCTTCAGAT GTATCATCATGGACAACCCCAGGTCCAGAGGTTTGCAGTCTTCCTCTGTCATGGCCGGACAGCCCTGGGACAACAATGACGACCAGCCCCTCCACAGGGCCCCGTCCCAGTTATCAGCTACACTCTCCTGCTCCATTCAGGGCCTTGTCCTCACCTCTCTCTTTTAGTCAGTGGCCTGGGTTTCTCTTCCCCCTTCCTTCAGGAGTCTTTGCCTTTCCTGCTTTGCCCTCAGCCCAGGATGCCCCCGGCCCCATTGCAGCTCCATCATATCAGCCGCCAGACCCCAAAGCCAGGACTCTCTAA